Proteins encoded in a region of the Lepidochelys kempii isolate rLepKem1 chromosome 24, rLepKem1.hap2, whole genome shotgun sequence genome:
- the LOC140902662 gene encoding uncharacterized protein isoform X2, whose translation MAPKERSVWWVWISVLCAGTVARAAEQRQSSKDTGQSGHLGGTASYFTWTAERRDRNATWIATNTATSAEGGPTTPNTTVLIPVKDTTGRKTRQLSKPEIAIHSVEGICNVTLTCTMREGGRDITYVWHQPGKSHVLSTEPILRITQKPPDGFLNYTCTIHNTESKSSSMVSLSKHCDGASASSLIKYWVPPVFMVIALITLYFTYRKTTERESRSRAGSSSQSSDSDSQDNQAVHSAAHVNPHPEAWNRTGEETLTTKKNEEALADPDPSPQPEHSTASPS comes from the exons ATGGCGCCAAAAGAAAGAAGCGTGTGGTGGGTTTGGATCTCGGTGCTGTGTGCTGGAACCG TTGCAAGAGCAGCAGAACAAAGACAATCGTCCAAAGACACGGGGCAAAGTGGGCATCTCGGAGGAACAGCGAGCTACTTCACCTGGACAGCAGAGAGAAGAGACAGAAATGCAACCTGGATCGCGACAAACACAGCCACCTCCGCAGAAGGAGGACCCACAACGCCCAACACAACAGTTCTCATCCCAGTAAAGGACACCACTGGGCGCAAAACCA GGCAGCTGTCAAAGCCAGAGATTGCAATCCACTCCGTGGAGGGGATCTGCAATGTCACCTTGACCTGCACCATGCGGGAAGGAGGCAGGGACATCACGTACGTCTGGCACCAGCCCGGGAAGAGCCACGTTCTGTCCACGGAGCCCATTCTCCGCATCACCCAGAAGCCACCTGATGGCTTCCTGAACTACACCTGTACCATCCACAACACGGAGAGCAAGAGTTCCAGCATGGTGTCCCTGAGCAAGCACTGCGATG GAGCCTCAGCTTCCAGCTTGATCAAGTACTGGGTCCCGCCAGTGTTCATGGTCATTGCGTTGATCACCCTGTATTTCACGTACAGGAAGACCACAGAGAGAG AGAGCCGCAGCAGAGCCGGGTCCAGTTCTCAATCCTCGG ACTCTGATTCACAAGACAATCAAGCGGTTCACAGTGCAGCCCATGTTAACCCCCATCCAGAG GCGTGGAATCGGACTGGTGAGGAGACTCTAACCACCAAGAAAAATGAAGAAGCTCTCGCTGACCCAGATCCTTCCCCCCAGCCAG AACACAGCACAGCCTCGCCCAGCTAA
- the LOC140902662 gene encoding uncharacterized protein isoform X1, with the protein MAPKERSVWWVWISVLCAGTVARAAEQRQSSKDTGQSGHLGGTASYFTWTAERRDRNATWIATNTATSAEGGPTTPNTTVLIPVKDTTGRKTTGQLSKPEIAIHSVEGICNVTLTCTMREGGRDITYVWHQPGKSHVLSTEPILRITQKPPDGFLNYTCTIHNTESKSSSMVSLSKHCDGASASSLIKYWVPPVFMVIALITLYFTYRKTTERESRSRAGSSSQSSDSDSQDNQAVHSAAHVNPHPEAWNRTGEETLTTKKNEEALADPDPSPQPEHSTASPS; encoded by the exons ATGGCGCCAAAAGAAAGAAGCGTGTGGTGGGTTTGGATCTCGGTGCTGTGTGCTGGAACCG TTGCAAGAGCAGCAGAACAAAGACAATCGTCCAAAGACACGGGGCAAAGTGGGCATCTCGGAGGAACAGCGAGCTACTTCACCTGGACAGCAGAGAGAAGAGACAGAAATGCAACCTGGATCGCGACAAACACAGCCACCTCCGCAGAAGGAGGACCCACAACGCCCAACACAACAGTTCTCATCCCAGTAAAGGACACCACTGGGCGCAAAACCA CAGGGCAGCTGTCAAAGCCAGAGATTGCAATCCACTCCGTGGAGGGGATCTGCAATGTCACCTTGACCTGCACCATGCGGGAAGGAGGCAGGGACATCACGTACGTCTGGCACCAGCCCGGGAAGAGCCACGTTCTGTCCACGGAGCCCATTCTCCGCATCACCCAGAAGCCACCTGATGGCTTCCTGAACTACACCTGTACCATCCACAACACGGAGAGCAAGAGTTCCAGCATGGTGTCCCTGAGCAAGCACTGCGATG GAGCCTCAGCTTCCAGCTTGATCAAGTACTGGGTCCCGCCAGTGTTCATGGTCATTGCGTTGATCACCCTGTATTTCACGTACAGGAAGACCACAGAGAGAG AGAGCCGCAGCAGAGCCGGGTCCAGTTCTCAATCCTCGG ACTCTGATTCACAAGACAATCAAGCGGTTCACAGTGCAGCCCATGTTAACCCCCATCCAGAG GCGTGGAATCGGACTGGTGAGGAGACTCTAACCACCAAGAAAAATGAAGAAGCTCTCGCTGACCCAGATCCTTCCCCCCAGCCAG AACACAGCACAGCCTCGCCCAGCTAA